One window of the Trueperaceae bacterium genome contains the following:
- a CDS encoding ABC transporter permease, with protein sequence MTTYLIRRVLGIIPVLLGVTFLVFAINRIVPSNPAVAILGDKGTVESQRQLAEELGLNKPVFFDVEGYRSSGRFGQLFDSQYFKYMGELLTGNLGKSFMTRAPVTDSLKVRFPATMELALFSILIGSTLGIVLGVVAALRRGTWVDTGMLFIAVSGVSFPVFWTAIVLIYLFSVQLGWFPPAGRLNVTSTLQPVTGLFVLDTLLRGQYKMFLDSLHHLVLPAFALGTHAMALIMRMTRSSMLDVLRRDYVRTAASKGVPPLVVVMKHAFRNALVPVITVMGLSFGSLLSGAILIEAIFNWPGVGSWIFNAITQRDYPVIQGGVLFVAAVFIVLNMLVDLSYVLIDPRIRY encoded by the coding sequence GTGACGACATACCTGATCCGGCGCGTGCTCGGCATCATCCCCGTTCTTCTCGGGGTCACGTTCTTGGTGTTCGCCATCAACCGGATCGTGCCGAGCAACCCGGCCGTCGCCATCCTCGGCGACAAGGGCACGGTCGAGTCGCAACGCCAGCTCGCCGAGGAGCTGGGGCTCAACAAGCCCGTGTTCTTCGACGTCGAGGGCTACCGCAGTAGCGGCAGGTTCGGCCAGCTCTTCGACAGCCAGTACTTCAAGTACATGGGCGAGCTCCTGACGGGCAACCTCGGCAAGTCGTTCATGACGCGCGCGCCGGTCACGGACAGCCTCAAGGTCCGGTTCCCCGCCACCATGGAGCTCGCGCTCTTCTCGATCCTGATCGGTAGCACGCTCGGGATCGTCCTTGGGGTCGTCGCCGCGCTCCGGCGCGGCACGTGGGTAGACACGGGCATGCTGTTCATCGCCGTGTCGGGCGTGTCGTTCCCCGTGTTCTGGACCGCGATCGTCCTCATCTATCTCTTCTCCGTTCAGCTCGGTTGGTTCCCGCCCGCCGGGCGCTTGAACGTCACGAGCACGCTCCAACCGGTGACGGGCCTGTTCGTGCTCGACACGCTGCTGCGCGGCCAGTACAAGATGTTCCTCGATTCGCTGCACCATCTGGTGCTGCCGGCGTTCGCGCTCGGCACGCACGCCATGGCGCTGATCATGCGCATGACGCGGTCGTCGATGCTCGACGTGCTGCGGCGCGACTACGTGCGCACGGCGGCCTCCAAGGGCGTGCCCCCACTGGTCGTAGTCATGAAGCATGCGTTCCGCAACGCGCTGGTGCCTGTCATCACCGTCATGGGCCTATCGTTCGGCTCGTTGCTCTCCGGCGCCATCCTGATCGAGGCCATCTTCAACTGGCCTGGCGTCGGGAGCTGGATATTCAACGCCATCACGCAGCGCGACTACCCCGTCATCCAGGGCGGCGTCCTGTTCGTGGCGGCCGTGTTCATCGTGCTCAACATGCTCGTCGACCTCTCTTACGTCCTTATCGACCCGAGGATCAGGTACTGA
- a CDS encoding ABC transporter permease — protein sequence MRRFLRNRSGVIGLAIVLFFTVVTLLAPVLRPYNAGTDRNLAKRLKPPSAEHVLGTDELGRDVLTRVWHGGRVSLSVSLLVVGFSALLGTALGVLAAIMRGWLDLTLSWFVDILLAFPGILLAIAIVAALGANLTNALVAISIMGIPGYYRVMRSAIIGLRDLEFVQAAEALGSSKFRVAVKHLLPNALSPLIVQVTLAIGRTVLAIASLGFLGLGAQPPTPEWGLMIKAGYSQFLTAPWLSIAPGFAIYLAVLGFNMLGDAIRDHFDPQLRT from the coding sequence ATGCGGCGCTTCCTCAGGAACCGCTCCGGCGTCATCGGCCTGGCGATCGTCCTCTTCTTCACCGTGGTCACGCTCCTCGCGCCCGTGCTCAGGCCGTACAACGCCGGCACCGACAGGAACCTCGCCAAGCGCCTCAAGCCGCCCAGCGCCGAGCACGTCCTCGGCACGGACGAGCTCGGTCGGGACGTGCTCACGCGCGTGTGGCACGGCGGCCGCGTGAGCCTCAGCGTGTCGCTGCTCGTCGTGGGGTTCTCGGCGCTGCTCGGCACGGCGCTGGGGGTGCTCGCCGCGATCATGCGCGGTTGGCTCGACCTCACGCTCTCCTGGTTCGTCGACATCCTGCTGGCGTTCCCCGGCATCCTGCTGGCCATCGCGATAGTCGCCGCGCTCGGCGCGAACCTGACGAACGCGCTGGTCGCCATCTCCATCATGGGCATCCCCGGTTACTACCGCGTCATGCGTTCCGCGATCATCGGCCTGCGCGACCTGGAGTTCGTGCAAGCTGCGGAGGCGCTCGGCTCGTCGAAGTTCCGCGTGGCCGTCAAGCACCTGCTTCCCAACGCCCTCTCTCCCCTCATCGTGCAGGTCACCTTGGCCATCGGCCGCACGGTGCTCGCGATCGCGTCCCTCGGCTTCCTCGGCCTTGGGGCGCAACCGCCGACGCCCGAGTGGGGGCTCATGATCAAGGCCGGTTACAGCCAGTTCCTCACGGCGCCGTGGCTCTCCATCGCCCCCGGTTTCGCCATCTACCTGGCCGTTCTCGGCTTCAACATGCTGGGGGACGCGATCCGCGACCACTTCGATCCGCAGCTGAGGACGTAG
- a CDS encoding aminotransferase class IV, with amino-acid sequence MTTASSSSWGTHDALPDDRNKDVLIYVNGELAPRAEAKVSVFDSGFLVGDGVWEGLRLQGGVLLFLEQHLRRLYEGAKAIALDIGLTPEQLTAELWKVLDANGMKDGVHVRLMVTRGSKRTPSQDPRFVVAGPTIVIIAEYKSSNPDVRATGVKLFTSSVRRPSPDVLDPKLNCHSKLHEVIALHQALLAGADEALMLDPHGAVSTCNATNFFCVRGGEVWTSTGQYCMNGITRGTVIRLCKENGIPVHERDFSLTDVYGADEAFVTGTFGGLTPVAVVDGRGIGSGIPGPVTTRLTELYVAEKARYVRERQAVGSAES; translated from the coding sequence ATGACCACCGCGAGTAGCTCCAGCTGGGGCACCCACGACGCCCTGCCCGACGACCGCAACAAGGACGTGCTCATCTACGTGAACGGCGAGCTGGCGCCGCGCGCCGAGGCCAAGGTGTCCGTCTTCGATAGCGGTTTCCTCGTCGGCGACGGCGTCTGGGAGGGCCTGCGGCTCCAGGGCGGCGTGCTCCTGTTCCTCGAGCAGCACCTCAGGCGGTTGTACGAGGGAGCCAAGGCCATCGCGCTCGACATCGGCTTGACCCCCGAGCAGCTCACGGCCGAGCTGTGGAAGGTCCTCGACGCGAACGGCATGAAGGACGGCGTGCACGTGCGGCTCATGGTCACGCGCGGCAGCAAGCGCACGCCCTCGCAGGACCCGCGCTTCGTGGTCGCCGGACCGACCATCGTGATCATCGCAGAGTACAAGTCGAGCAACCCGGACGTGCGTGCCACGGGCGTCAAGCTGTTCACGTCGAGCGTCAGGCGCCCGTCGCCGGACGTTCTCGACCCCAAGCTCAACTGCCATAGCAAGCTTCACGAGGTCATCGCGCTGCACCAGGCGCTCCTGGCGGGCGCCGACGAGGCCCTCATGCTCGACCCGCACGGCGCCGTGAGCACCTGCAACGCCACCAACTTCTTCTGCGTGCGCGGGGGCGAGGTCTGGACCTCGACGGGCCAGTACTGCATGAACGGCATCACGCGCGGCACCGTCATCAGGCTCTGCAAGGAGAACGGCATCCCCGTCCACGAGCGGGACTTCTCCCTCACGGACGTGTACGGCGCGGACGAGGCCTTCGTGACGGGCACCTTCGGCGGGCTCACGCCCGTGGCCGTGGTGGATGGGCGGGGCATCGGGAGCGGGATCCCGGGGCCCGTCACGACCAGGTTGACGGAGCTCTACGTCGCCGAGAAGGCACGCTACGTGCGGGAGCGACAGGCTGTCGGGAGCGCTGAGAGCTGA
- a CDS encoding aminopeptidase P family N-terminal domain-containing protein encodes MRKNPVGERLDRLRSALATRGIDAWLATTGDAHLSEYIGERWRTRAWLSGFRGSAGRLVVTQDVAGLWVDSRYHQRADADTQGTPITVFKEGRPGTPELAAWLATNLPAGSVIGFDPETLSMEAFAEYQARLSPAGLEPRPAHGLIDEVWLDRPEEATSPLFTHPPEYAGETAESKIARLRTCIAAAGADVGLLTTLDEIAWLLNVRGNDVPLNPVALAFCLVGMDSVRLYVHMRRVDEALGAALPAEVELSDYGTIAEGLAGLPVTTALLLDPGKVSVALGHAARHVRLVPRPSPVAHLKAVKNPTELAGAAAAHLQDGIALTRLLHWLSECDLAAESEAGVARKLEEFRAGLPGYRGPSFETIVAFGPHSSEGHYRTDAGDRQPLGDGLLLIDCGSHFPYGTTDTTRTVALGDPTAEQRRTYTLVLKSVIGLSSARFPKGTVGKQLNALARAPLWRAGLDCPHGIGHGVGSYLHVHEGPQRIHPRNEEPFGPGMVNSCEPAVYFEGRFGVRLENVIVTSPDEANAFGEFYRFETLTLCPFDPALIETGMLTSDETEWLNEYHARVERSLSPHLTEPERAWLREETAPL; translated from the coding sequence ATGAGAAAGAACCCGGTCGGTGAGCGGCTGGACCGCCTGCGCTCCGCGCTGGCCACGCGCGGCATCGATGCCTGGCTAGCGACCACCGGAGACGCCCACCTGAGCGAGTACATCGGCGAGCGGTGGCGGACCCGCGCCTGGCTGAGCGGCTTCCGCGGCTCCGCGGGCAGGCTCGTGGTCACGCAGGACGTCGCGGGCCTGTGGGTAGACTCCCGCTACCACCAGCGGGCCGACGCCGACACGCAGGGCACGCCTATCACCGTGTTCAAGGAGGGCAGGCCGGGCACGCCCGAGCTTGCGGCCTGGCTCGCGACCAACCTGCCCGCCGGCTCCGTTATCGGCTTCGATCCGGAAACGCTGAGCATGGAGGCGTTCGCGGAGTACCAGGCGCGCCTGTCGCCCGCCGGCCTCGAGCCGAGGCCGGCTCACGGTCTGATCGACGAGGTCTGGCTCGACAGACCGGAAGAGGCCACATCGCCGCTCTTCACCCATCCGCCCGAGTACGCGGGCGAGACGGCCGAAAGCAAGATCGCGCGGTTGCGGACCTGCATCGCCGCAGCGGGCGCCGACGTCGGGCTGCTCACGACGCTGGACGAGATCGCGTGGCTGCTGAACGTCCGCGGCAACGACGTCCCCCTGAACCCTGTCGCACTGGCGTTCTGCCTGGTGGGGATGGACTCCGTGCGCCTCTACGTGCACATGCGCCGGGTCGACGAGGCGCTCGGGGCCGCACTGCCAGCCGAAGTCGAGCTCTCCGATTACGGGACGATCGCCGAGGGTCTGGCCGGTCTTCCGGTCACCACGGCGCTGCTCCTCGACCCCGGCAAGGTGAGCGTCGCCCTCGGGCACGCCGCGAGGCACGTTCGGCTCGTGCCGCGCCCGAGCCCTGTCGCCCACCTGAAGGCGGTCAAGAACCCTACGGAGCTGGCCGGTGCGGCCGCCGCACACCTCCAGGACGGCATCGCCCTCACGAGGCTCCTACACTGGCTGAGCGAGTGCGACTTGGCCGCGGAGAGCGAAGCGGGCGTTGCGCGCAAGCTCGAGGAGTTCCGGGCGGGGCTGCCCGGGTACCGCGGGCCGAGCTTCGAGACCATCGTGGCGTTCGGGCCGCACTCATCCGAGGGCCACTACCGTACCGACGCGGGCGACAGGCAACCGCTCGGGGACGGTTTACTACTCATCGACTGCGGCAGCCACTTCCCTTACGGCACGACCGACACGACGCGGACCGTCGCCCTCGGCGACCCCACGGCCGAGCAGCGCCGTACGTACACGCTCGTCCTCAAGAGCGTGATCGGGCTGAGCTCGGCGCGGTTCCCGAAGGGCACGGTGGGCAAGCAGCTCAACGCGCTGGCTCGCGCACCGTTGTGGCGCGCCGGGCTCGACTGCCCGCACGGGATAGGCCACGGCGTGGGGAGCTACCTGCACGTGCACGAGGGGCCGCAGCGCATCCACCCGCGCAACGAGGAGCCCTTCGGGCCAGGCATGGTGAACTCCTGCGAACCCGCCGTCTACTTCGAGGGCCGTTTCGGGGTGCGGCTCGAGAACGTCATCGTGACGAGCCCGGACGAAGCGAACGCCTTCGGCGAGTTCTACCGCTTCGAGACGCTCACCCTGTGCCCGTTCGACCCGGCGCTCATCGAGACCGGCATGCTCACGAGCGACGAGACGGAGTGGCTGAACGAGTACCACGCACGCGTGGAGCGGTCCCTGAGCCCCCACCTGACCGAGCCCGAGCGCGCGTGGCTGCGGGAGGAGACCGCGCCCCTATGA
- a CDS encoding ABC transporter substrate-binding protein, with product MNIVQKLIATLLVLVLAGMVLAQRSGGAIIIGTGNLPTTLDSGDANDGNSIAVTSQITEKLITHAPGTTTLMPALAKSWTGNEDSTVWVFELEQGVRFHDGTPFNAEAVKFSLDRWNDPENPYRYSASGKAYPGWGALFGGFLGSGSALDRVTVLDEYTVQLELNRSVSFLPAILASGYFGFDSPTAVMAAGADYGTPKVGSVGTGPFEFGLWEEGTRIVLNANPDYRKGPPASAQLVFVGVGDATARIAQLKAGALDVVYGLAQGDLPSLESDPNVEIVRSSTGGLNTSMLSMHQSQPPFDDVRVRQAVSYAIDRQALVDAFDNGEVPAAKDILPPNLWGHADVEPYTYDPERARELLAEAGYPNGFDTELWYRETARFRLGMVEAMASYLAEVGIRASLKTEDAAAFLQDQLTGKFPLYTAGWNADFADPDTFIYTFYGPTSMQRFGWDAPDVVALTEQARKAPTQAERAVLYAEVMAIAHEAAPSLPLAHGTPFMAIRKGVQGVVINPLGGLPSMAGVSK from the coding sequence ATGAACATCGTCCAGAAGCTCATCGCAACACTGCTGGTGCTCGTGCTGGCCGGGATGGTGCTCGCGCAGCGGTCCGGCGGGGCCATAATCATCGGCACGGGCAACCTGCCCACGACCCTGGACTCGGGCGACGCTAACGACGGCAACTCGATCGCCGTCACCAGCCAGATCACCGAGAAGCTCATAACGCACGCGCCCGGGACCACGACCCTCATGCCCGCGCTGGCCAAGAGCTGGACGGGCAACGAAGACTCGACCGTATGGGTCTTCGAGCTCGAACAGGGCGTGCGCTTCCACGACGGCACGCCGTTCAACGCCGAGGCCGTCAAGTTCAGCCTGGACCGGTGGAACGACCCCGAGAACCCGTACCGCTACTCCGCGTCCGGCAAGGCCTACCCGGGCTGGGGCGCGCTCTTCGGCGGCTTCCTCGGCAGCGGCAGCGCGCTCGACCGCGTGACGGTGCTGGACGAGTACACCGTTCAGCTCGAGCTGAACCGCTCCGTGTCGTTCCTCCCGGCGATCCTCGCCTCCGGCTACTTCGGCTTCGACAGCCCCACGGCCGTGATGGCCGCCGGCGCCGACTACGGCACGCCGAAGGTCGGCTCCGTCGGCACCGGGCCGTTCGAGTTCGGCCTCTGGGAAGAGGGCACCCGCATCGTGCTGAACGCCAACCCCGACTACCGCAAAGGCCCACCGGCCTCGGCGCAGCTAGTGTTCGTGGGCGTCGGCGACGCCACCGCGCGCATCGCCCAGCTCAAGGCTGGGGCGCTCGACGTCGTGTACGGGCTCGCGCAGGGCGACCTGCCGTCCTTGGAGAGCGACCCGAACGTGGAGATCGTCCGCAGCAGCACCGGCGGGCTTAACACGAGCATGCTCTCGATGCACCAGAGCCAGCCCCCGTTCGACGACGTGCGCGTGAGGCAGGCCGTCTCCTACGCCATCGACAGGCAGGCCCTCGTGGACGCCTTCGACAACGGCGAGGTCCCGGCCGCGAAGGACATCCTGCCGCCCAACCTCTGGGGCCACGCCGACGTCGAGCCGTACACCTACGACCCCGAGCGGGCGCGCGAGCTGCTGGCCGAGGCCGGCTACCCGAACGGGTTCGACACCGAGTTGTGGTACCGCGAGACGGCCCGGTTCCGGCTCGGCATGGTCGAGGCGATGGCGTCCTACCTTGCCGAGGTCGGCATTCGCGCCTCGCTCAAGACGGAGGACGCTGCGGCGTTCCTGCAGGACCAGTTGACCGGCAAGTTCCCCCTCTACACGGCGGGCTGGAACGCCGACTTCGCCGACCCCGACACGTTCATCTACACGTTCTACGGCCCGACCTCGATGCAGCGCTTCGGCTGGGATGCCCCGGACGTCGTGGCACTCACGGAGCAGGCTCGCAAGGCTCCCACGCAGGCAGAGCGCGCCGTGCTGTACGCGGAGGTCATGGCCATCGCCCACGAGGCCGCGCCGTCACTCCCCCTCGCTCACGGCACCCCGTTCATGGCGATCCGGAAGGGCGTCCAGGGCGTCGTCATCAACCCGCTCGGCGGTCTGCCGTCCATGGCGGGCGTCAGCAAGTAG
- a CDS encoding GntR family transcriptional regulator: protein MLGRLEPIDREQGAGRTLREQLVIVLRKAILEAALPPGERLVETTLAEQLGVSRGPLREAIRQLVEEGLVDQTPFTGAVVRSLSVEDIQEIYSFRTLLESFAFKIVWDKRTPEFFRALDSRHRALAYAIYSGDQQQAITREMDLHGLVYEFSKHRSLVESWNLLRGRLHFYFTLHHEAHHRKGALPEAHDTYVALAKGDDLDAMLREVEEHMRRGLGTLEAFVEERSARLRGQDVAVSSGVPT from the coding sequence GTGCTGGGACGGCTGGAGCCGATCGATAGAGAGCAGGGGGCCGGCAGGACGCTGCGCGAGCAGCTGGTCATCGTGCTGCGCAAGGCGATCCTGGAGGCGGCCCTGCCGCCCGGCGAGCGCCTCGTCGAGACGACGCTGGCCGAGCAGCTCGGCGTGAGCCGCGGTCCGCTGCGCGAAGCCATCCGGCAGCTGGTGGAGGAGGGTCTGGTCGACCAGACCCCCTTCACCGGCGCGGTGGTCAGGTCGCTGTCCGTGGAGGACATCCAGGAGATCTACTCCTTCCGCACCCTGCTCGAGTCGTTCGCATTCAAGATCGTGTGGGACAAGCGGACCCCGGAGTTCTTCCGCGCGCTCGACTCGCGCCACAGGGCGCTGGCCTACGCCATCTACTCCGGTGACCAACAGCAGGCCATCACGCGCGAGATGGACCTCCACGGCCTCGTGTACGAGTTCTCGAAGCACCGCAGCCTCGTCGAGTCGTGGAACCTGCTGCGCGGGAGGCTCCACTTCTACTTCACGCTCCACCACGAGGCCCACCACCGCAAGGGCGCCTTGCCAGAGGCACACGACACCTACGTGGCCTTGGCCAAGGGCGACGACCTCGACGCGATGCTGCGCGAGGTGGAGGAGCACATGCGCCGGGGCCTCGGGACGCTGGAGGCGTTCGTGGAGGAGCGCAGCGCCAGGTTGCGCGGTCAGGACGTGGCGGTGTCTTCCGGGGTGCCGACCTAA
- a CDS encoding FMN-binding negative transcriptional regulator, with protein MYVPPHNREERPEVMHQLIRAHPLGLLVSAGSGGPVVNPIPFVLHAEDAALGKLECHLARANPQWRDLQTATECLVVFQGPQAYVTPSWYPAKREHGKVVPTWNYVIAQARGLPTVIEDRAWLRRHLAELVDHNEESFDEPWRMTDAPEEYLAAQMKGIVGVSIEVTELRGKWKLSQNRSVADQQGTALGLLERGGGHAEVGDMLADRLEAGGCPVRH; from the coding sequence ATGTACGTGCCGCCGCACAACCGCGAAGAGCGCCCCGAGGTCATGCACCAGCTGATCCGCGCCCACCCCCTCGGGTTGCTCGTCAGCGCCGGCAGCGGTGGTCCTGTGGTGAACCCGATCCCGTTCGTCCTGCACGCGGAAGACGCCGCGCTCGGCAAGCTCGAGTGTCACCTCGCCCGCGCCAACCCGCAGTGGCGCGACCTGCAGACCGCCACGGAGTGCCTAGTCGTCTTCCAAGGCCCACAGGCCTACGTCACCCCGTCGTGGTACCCGGCGAAGCGCGAGCACGGCAAGGTCGTGCCTACCTGGAACTACGTCATCGCGCAGGCGCGCGGCCTGCCAACGGTGATCGAGGACCGCGCCTGGCTGCGACGCCACCTCGCGGAGCTCGTCGACCACAACGAGGAGTCCTTCGACGAGCCGTGGCGCATGACCGACGCGCCGGAGGAGTACCTGGCGGCGCAGATGAAGGGCATCGTCGGCGTGAGCATCGAGGTCACGGAGCTGCGCGGCAAGTGGAAGCTGAGCCAGAACCGCAGCGTGGCCGACCAGCAAGGCACGGCGCTCGGACTGCTGGAGCGCGGAGGCGGCCACGCGGAGGTCGGCGACATGCTGGCGGACAGGCTGGAAGCCGGCGGGTGCCCGGTGCGGCACTGA
- a CDS encoding type II toxin-antitoxin system PemK/MazF family toxin, with protein sequence MVVHRGEIWWADLGEPRGSGPGFRRPLLIVQADAFNRSRIRTVLCVVLTSNLALLDAPGNVLIEAGGAGLPKDSVANVSQVVTLDRDYLIERVGRVDPDLLAGVDAGLRLVLDVWEESSYQG encoded by the coding sequence TTGGTAGTTCATCGCGGTGAGATCTGGTGGGCGGATCTGGGCGAACCGCGAGGGTCTGGCCCTGGGTTCCGGCGGCCGCTCCTGATCGTTCAAGCGGATGCTTTCAACCGTAGTCGCATCCGCACGGTGCTGTGCGTTGTCCTCACTTCCAACCTCGCGCTACTCGATGCCCCCGGAAACGTGCTCATAGAAGCGGGCGGGGCGGGGTTGCCCAAGGACTCGGTCGCGAACGTGTCGCAAGTCGTGACGTTGGATCGCGACTACCTCATCGAGCGCGTCGGCCGCGTGGACCCTGACCTCCTTGCTGGGGTCGATGCCGGGCTGAGGCTCGTGTTGGACGTGTGGGAGGAGTCGAGCTACCAGGGATGA
- a CDS encoding ABC transporter permease encodes MIGSSANVRYPRWLKRLLRNYTVMPALVLLVTVVLMSVFAPWLAPHSPDQGEVAKRLLPPAWSAGGTSSYFLGTDALGRDILSRLIYGARVSMLVGVAGTVLAALMGVTAGLLAGYRGGWLDDLLMRVADVQLAFPFILLAIALLVVLGAGIWNLVLVLGLSAWVTFARVTRGQVLALRELEFVEALHALGARDSRILARTILPNVTSALIVVASFAFAEMVLAEAALSFLGLGVPPSTPSWGGMVSEGRDYIIFAWWVITFPGLAIALTVLSVNIVGDWIRDVLDTRLTADA; translated from the coding sequence ATGATCGGCTCCAGCGCCAACGTCCGGTACCCGAGATGGCTCAAGCGCCTGCTCAGGAACTACACCGTGATGCCCGCTCTCGTCTTGCTAGTAACGGTCGTCCTCATGAGCGTCTTCGCCCCATGGCTGGCGCCGCATTCGCCCGACCAAGGCGAGGTCGCCAAACGCCTCCTGCCGCCCGCTTGGAGTGCTGGAGGCACTTCGAGCTACTTCCTCGGCACGGACGCCCTTGGCCGCGACATCCTCTCGCGGCTGATCTACGGCGCGCGCGTCTCGATGCTGGTTGGGGTCGCCGGCACAGTGCTCGCCGCGCTCATGGGGGTCACGGCTGGCCTGCTGGCGGGTTACCGCGGCGGCTGGCTAGACGACCTGCTCATGCGCGTAGCGGACGTGCAACTGGCGTTCCCGTTCATCCTCCTCGCGATCGCCCTACTGGTCGTACTCGGGGCCGGAATCTGGAACCTCGTGCTCGTCCTCGGCCTCTCCGCCTGGGTGACCTTCGCACGGGTGACGCGGGGGCAAGTGCTGGCGCTACGCGAACTCGAGTTCGTCGAGGCTCTGCATGCCCTAGGCGCCCGCGACTCACGCATACTCGCCAGGACCATCCTTCCCAACGTGACCTCGGCCCTCATAGTCGTCGCTTCCTTCGCCTTCGCCGAGATGGTCCTCGCCGAGGCGGCCCTCTCCTTCCTCGGCCTTGGCGTCCCTCCCTCGACGCCCTCCTGGGGAGGGATGGTGTCCGAGGGGCGCGACTACATCATCTTCGCGTGGTGGGTCATCACGTTCCCCGGCTTGGCGATCGCCTTGACGGTGCTCTCGGTGAACATCGTCGGCGACTGGATCAGGGACGTGCTGGACACGCGGCTCACCGCGGACGCATGA
- a CDS encoding ABC transporter permease, with amino-acid sequence MTSYLLRRLWQFALVLLGVSAVTFAITNLTGSPAALLLPPDAGRAQVEALTQRLGLDQPLHVQYWRFLTNALRGDFGNSLRQGRPAIQVVAERVPATALLGLTALALSVLVAVPVGTFTAVRRGTAYDTLATAVVLFGQSLPSFWLGLMLILVFGVTLRVLPISGMGSWLHLIGPAVTLSFFPAARNIRMLRSSVIETLNMDFVRTARSKGLAEHVVVRKHVLRNALIPFVTIVGLQIGFVLGGAVIVETIFAWPGIGRLMVQAVQGRDFPVIQAGVVLIAATFMVVNLLTDLLYAVLNPRIRLR; translated from the coding sequence TTGACGTCTTACTTGCTGCGGCGGCTGTGGCAGTTCGCCCTCGTCCTCTTGGGCGTGAGCGCCGTGACGTTCGCCATCACCAACCTGACCGGTAGCCCCGCTGCGCTGCTCCTTCCGCCCGACGCCGGGCGGGCCCAGGTCGAGGCGCTCACCCAGCGCCTCGGCCTCGACCAGCCGCTGCACGTGCAGTACTGGCGCTTCCTCACGAACGCCCTGCGGGGCGACTTCGGCAACTCGCTCAGGCAGGGCCGGCCGGCCATCCAGGTAGTGGCCGAACGCGTTCCTGCCACGGCCTTGCTCGGGCTCACCGCGTTGGCGCTCTCGGTGCTCGTGGCGGTCCCGGTCGGGACGTTCACGGCCGTCAGACGCGGCACGGCCTACGACACGCTCGCCACTGCAGTGGTTCTGTTCGGTCAGTCGCTGCCGAGTTTCTGGCTGGGACTCATGCTCATCCTCGTGTTCGGGGTGACCTTGCGCGTGCTGCCGATCTCAGGCATGGGCAGTTGGCTCCACCTGATCGGACCGGCTGTCACGCTGAGCTTCTTCCCCGCCGCCCGCAACATCCGCATGCTGCGCTCATCGGTGATAGAGACGCTCAACATGGACTTCGTCAGGACCGCACGCTCCAAGGGGCTGGCAGAGCACGTTGTAGTGCGAAAGCATGTCCTCAGGAACGCGCTCATACCGTTCGTGACGATAGTCGGGCTCCAGATAGGCTTCGTTCTCGGTGGTGCCGTCATCGTAGAAACGATCTTCGCGTGGCCTGGCATCGGACGCCTCATGGTGCAAGCCGTGCAAGGCCGCGACTTCCCCGTCATCCAGGCCGGCGTGGTCCTCATCGCGGCCACGTTCATGGTCGTCAACTTGCTGACCGACCTTCTTTACGCGGTGCTGAACCCGAGGATAAGGCTGCGATGA